tttatactttgaatattcatgtttttaaaatgtttaaatacaaatatgattttgtaaaatgtgaaatattttatgaaatatccTTAGACTCTAAAATGTAAACTttagaaaaatacataatttaaagcTACACTATGCAACTTTTCCATGttcaaaattacaaaatgtaaccCTCCCGTAAAGTGCAAATTTCAAATTGTCAAATTGaacccaaatatttaaatatatgagtaAATATCTCAGACTTacattgtcatttattttttatttacttacactttactttaaatattttcttttaggacaaaacattatttatttattttttatatatatatattttatttatttattttaattgctttaaaaactataaaaacaaacaacaacaaaaaacattgtcCTCTAAATTAGTCACATTATCCATACATTTCTCTAACAGCTCACTCAAAGTGTATCTTgcagtctttttatttatttatttttttgacagataattacttttttttttttttgtggggacaTTTAGTTTGTCCCCATGAGGAAAACAGattatttagtttgtttgtttgttttttgtaaatgtaaaaatgcagaaatataaattatattaagcccAGACATCACCAATTGGCCCAAATGTGCacaggcatttaaaaaaaattttaacacAAGATGTGGATGTTTATGAATTCACATTTAGCAAAAGACATAAAGACTCAAGGATTAAAAATATGATTAGCAAAGTTGCTTTGGGGTCAATTTGAGCCCCAGAAATCACAGGAGTTCATTATAAAACCATGTTCCAAACTGCTTTTTTACTTTAGCCTAAACCACCGTGGTAAGACACAtaatatttattcacatttaaGAGTTATTGAAACAAATCTAATAGGAAAATGTATGATTTCATCATTTGTCTGTGCATGTTGCGTCACTATATGCAGTAGAAGTAAACTGAAGCCACAACAACCGAAACTCGAATCGAAAAGAGGTAGTTTGGCAGAAAATGGAAAGCGAGAGTAcccacaataaaactaaataaggTTTGATAAACGTGTAACTCTCTGCCGCTGTAGTCTCTTAACCTTAGTATGGACAACTCTCTGGTGCTCAATGTTAGTGATGAACTCTCACACCAGATAACCTTTCCTTCACTCCCTTgtccttctgtgtgtgtgtgtgtgtgtgtgtgtgtgtgtgtgtgtgtgtgcgtgtgtgtgtgtgtgttctggtgttcagtgcTTGTTTCTGCTGTGGTGCATGGCTCCGGTCTCCTGGAACGGTTCTCAGGTTCTCTACAGGTTTGTGGTGCGCCCATTTTTCCTGAAGCATGAAGCCAGAGTGGACGAGATCAGCGGGAAGGCCATGTCAGCAGCTGAGCACGTCACCAGAGAGGGTATGCAACATAAGAGCTGTTTCAAAACACCaatctttcttcttcttcctctttttttttttttttttttgccagtacaCCTTGATAATCACATAACTAAACAGTCTGAAGATAAGAAGATGTTAAAAGTTTAAAGCAAGTAGACAAATACCAAGCTGAAGGTTATATTCCAAATATAGGGAATGAGAAAcacatacattaatatttattttagatttttttgaacaAGCATTTCAAGCAACAAGCAACTGTTAATGAAGAACTGTGCACAACTTAGTTTGAGTTCCAGTTTAAGCGTGAAACGAGTCCTGGCTTATTTGTCTAGGGgaatgtaaatgttcaaatatttgtTGTCATCTGTTTAATTTGGCACTTGTCCTGTCGATCACTCTCTCTGTTGCAGTTCTTCACACTCTGGTGAGAAACCGGGCTGTTGGCCCCGCTGAGCCTGAAGCCAAAAGACTGCCCAGTTCTGCTTCTGTATGTCATCATATTGCTAATAAACCCACATTTGATAAGTCATACGGTTTTTTATTCTTTTGCTTCCTCCAAATGAATCAATCTCTCTGTGCTGTCTCATCTTGCATGCGACTGACTGCAGACTGAACCCACTGTTGATTAAATGGTATGTTTTCAATCTATGTTCATGTGTGAATGAGGTGGGAGGTATTTGTTTTAATGAATATGTTAAAAACaatatgtattttcttttatctACATGTAGGTGGCTAAAGTGATCTGAGCAAGAGATGCAGCATCATGTTGAAGACAGTCTTCACAATTTCAATAAACTTTTATAGCCAACATTTTAAAAGAACTCATTTTTCTCATGGACCACTGACATCATCAGCTTAAATCCTAAAACTGAATGAAATATATCCAACTGTTGAGTTTTCAGATGAATATAcacataaaggtgacttgactttaaaaaagttaacttGCCAAATGTGCAATAGAAACCACTTTCATTTTTCTAAGATACACAAAAGTCATTATGTGATATATTGTGAAATTCTgaattaataatagaaaaaagtaaattatatttttaaattttaactaTTATAAATTATAGGACATTTATCAAATTGAAGTATGCAGAAAATTATCAGCTTATTAATCAGCTGTAAAACCTATTTGATTGTAGATcctttattctaattttatttatttgtagttctgagagcattgtggtttaaagtgcccctattatgtctaatgaaaggttcatattttggttttgggagacACAGCAACAGGTTGACAGGAGCAGTGCTGATTTGTTTACAGTGTTACCGGGGAAACCGCTATTTTTACTGCTCCAAAAGCGGCACCTAGtggcaaataatgaataaagaagACTCTTAAAGAGACTTTGGCATGAAGACCAACGCGAAAGAACAACAACATGAAACGGCTTGGGATTCGTTAACATTTCTataactttatacacggtgcTGTTTCAGATTAAACATTCTGCAGGattttttcattcacttagaacAGTGTTACACACTttaatttgtgtgtctgtgtttgctcTAGCGATCTCAGCTTGTGTATTCTTGTaatagtttcttttttctgtacTGCGCTGTTGCAAATGTTTTACTCCGAGTCGACAGATGGCGCCAGTCATCACCAGATCTCAGTCTCAGATACAACCGAAGAATCACGCGCTGAGTCTGACGTGTCAGCTGTATCAAACGTAAACAGTTGACATGGGAGAAATATCCAGCCATTTACTTATAGTGTTTGTTTCACAGTGTACAGTAGATATCCCCACCAGCCTGAACACTAATAATTTATAAAGAGCGTCTCTCTTGTTGGTCAGGATGAATTTTGGTTCGAAAAGCAAGAAGCGGATGGTGCTACCGACCCGCCCCGATCCGCCGACCGTGGAGCAGATCACGGAGGATGTGAACCGAGCCGATCCTCACGACCCCGTGTTCACTGTTTTACCCGATTCTGCGGAAGGTAAGACGACAGTATCGCATTATATAGATCAGTCATTCAAACGACTCACTCTAGCAATGTAGTGAAATCAACATGTCTGAAAAATAAGgcagttattttaagtttttagacacttaacttaaacttaaacttgCGAAAGCAGATGAACAATTGTAGCCACTATCGGATTAGCTAGTATAATATATGATTTGACCACAAACGTTCAATAAGATTTGTTTCTTCTGCTtatcatggctgcatttatttggtcagaaatataggaaaacagtaatattgttcaaGATTATAGCAATTTGAAATAAtggtaattattataattatattataaattataatttaatatctgATGCAAATCTGATTTTTCATCaccattactccagacttcattgtcacatggtccttcagaaatcattgcagTATGCTGATTTGTTATCAGTAttggaaacagttttgctgcttcatatttgttttttggaacctgtgaatacttttttttattaattctttgataaaaagttaaaaagaacagcatttatttaaaataaagctaaatctttttgtaacaatatacactacagttcaaaagtttggggccagtattttatatatatatatatatatatgtatatatatgtatatatgtatatatatgtatatatataatgaatgcttttattcagcaagtatgtgCTAAACtgaataatattgataataaagacttatattgttagaaaaggtttatattttaaataaatgctattctttttaactttattcatcaaagcatCCTGTACAAAGTATCAAaggttccaaaaaaaaataataataaaataaagcagaaaaatcatgtgacactgaagactggagtaatgatgctgaaaaatcagatttgcatcacagaaataaattataacccattaatattttacattattactgtatttttctgtatttttgggcaaataaatgcagcttcgatgaacagaagagactaaaaaaactttagaaatcttactgatccttttgaaaaaagtgtttattgGGTAAAAATGTTCCCTTTATTATATTGTAACACATCTAGATTGTTAAGCATGTGCAGAATGGTGATGTCCCCATCATAAATAGATTGCTCATTTAGTTGTTATTGTACAAAATGCAAAAGTATGATTAATATAAAACTTAAATTGAATCTTGACAATTTAgttaaataattgaataactAATAACAGAATCTCTAAACAAAACATGTTAAACTTGAACCCACTGCAAAATCTGCATGGGGATATCTTCAGCTTAACACAAAATTCACGATTGCATGGATCCCAATTGacatgactggattttgcctgcaaaaaaaaaaaaacatcacattttatgAAAATAACTTTACACGTTTTTAGCTGCTGTTTTTGtaacttgtttttattttgtacttttttactAATGGTTGAGTTAGTAATGAATAAATGCTGGATTGCCGAATTGTTTTATTGAATATAGAATACGGCATTGCTACTGTTAGCAGTGTTGGACATTGGTTTTAGCTAGTGTGTGGCTGCACCTTTGCATGAATAACTGTAATATTTGTCCTTGATCTTTCAGATCTGAAGGCCAGTTCCAGCACCAGTGAAGTGGAGGTGAGATACCTGCAGAGCAGACGTTACATAGAGCTGCACGAGCGATTGCAAGAAGAACGTAGCAATCTGGCACGGCGGAGAGATGAGCTGCGTGCGGCCGGGGAGTCTTTGGGGCACAGCGTGATGGAAGTCAAGAGGAGCGCACAGTGACAACTCGCATACATCTTGTGAACTTGAGATTTGCCAAATCAGTAGCTGATGTCACTTGATTTCCACGGAAGAGCCTTTCCTCTTGCTAAGCTGCTGTTAGCATTTAGGCTCAGACATTTTAATGCTAAAATCCATCACTTCCTTATGTTTGGGATATGATTTGTGACAAATGGACTTGGTCAATGTCTatgtgctgtgtgtgttcagcacTGTATAAGTTGTGCAGTCTCgatgtatttttcattatttaattttaatttacaatcTAATTTTCACAGTCCAAGCTTCTTGAGTTTATTGATGACTGGAATATTCCAGTTTATTCTTCGCAGCGTCATTTTCGTTTGtatcaaataaagtttaattgcCTGATTAAGGTTTATTGTCCATGCAAAAAtccttaattttaaaatgtaaagtgatTTCTGTGTTATTAGGGCATTGGTTCTCAAGCTGTGGTCTATGATTGGCTGGTAAAAAAACTCCAAATCTGAATTCATAAACTTACTAATAAACTCAGTGAATTAAGTGATTGTGTCAAATTTTTGAGTGTTCTTGTTTGTTTCACTTAACAGTAAAGAACTTACAACTTTTTAGTTATGGAACATAAATCTCATTTAGGTTCATAAGTTAAATGCAGCATTATTTAATAACTAAAAGAGGTAAGAGCCAGTGGTGTAACGTAATGAAGTAAAAATCTATCTGtacttgagtttttatttttttaggtaacTTTTACTCCACTTCATTTCCCCTAAGTATATTCGTTACTTATTACAgaatagtcagaagaacacagactggAGGAGAGCAGGTTTGACAAATCAGTGGTCTGGTGTTAGactcataaaaacacatttgctcatgtgcaaacaaTTGCTTGCCGCTCACAACCGTGGATGATTTCATTTCCCACTCAAGTCGAGTCAGGGGTGCCCAATACAGCATCGTCTGCAATAATatgaaaaagtgaaagttgtgacatttgccaagtatggtaacccatattcagaattggtgctctgcattcaacccatccaagtgcacacacacagcagtgaacacacacccggagcagtgggcagctatatatccagcacccagggagcaactgggggttcagtgccttgctcaaggacacttggtattgagggagagagagtgctgttcattcactcccccccaaCTACAACTCCTGCCGGCACTGAGACATGAACCGCCAATACAAGTCCaactctttaaccattaggcaACAGCTGTCCCGTATGGTAACAACACTAACATATTAAGTGTTGTAATGTGCCACCAAATTTCACCAACTACACAAAGTGCATGCTCATTGATTTATTAGTCCCTTACAACTCAAAATTACAATTCCACGGTATTTACTTAATGAATGAACAATTCGGTTCCATAAATGATTCGTTAACAAGTCaattgctttgtttctgaatgaatcagctgtttgaatggATCTGTTGAATCTCATTGACTCATtcattaacattcacttgctgTCAAGTACTGGcggttttatttaacatttcgaccatttttttttttacgttttacattatttcaaatatcagttttcAACGTTTTGTTAAAAGCAAAACATGAGGCCTATTTATACATCTGTATCTGCAGTTTAATGCATCCATATCCCCTCGGAGATACATAAACTGTGCAAATacatgctatttcagatgcagattccagagatgttttcttatgttggaatgaaagacactaagtactGGAAGTTTTGAGTTTTGATATTTAGGATAGGGTCATTGGGCTAACttggttttttttgtttggcCATTGCCCTAGTGTTGTTacgcagacctggcaaccctgaagATAGATTGAAGGCATCTACCATTGAATAAATTACTTCCACTCAGATCAATAATGTAAGGACACAGGTTTTATGAGAATGTTTATTTGAGGACCCCCTAACCCATGGCCACATCCATTAAACTGTACACCACATTCTTTCAAACAACTTTCTGAACCCAATTTATGCTTTGACaaaacctctcaaatatgcatAACATTTTTCTCTTATGTCAATTTGAATTTATCATTGCATCATATTGCTTAATCCTGACCACCACTGTTAGGTGTCATTACACATCACACCGAGCTCTGTTACCGgtcaattttaatattttctgagaAAGTTCAAAATTAACTCTTTAATAAGGGAACACCATGGTGTAAAGATCTACAGTATATTTCAGGTGTGAGTGTCGCCCACAGCACATCTGAAATAAACTGTAGTTCTTTTCATCATTCTCAGAATCAGGGTTTATTTGGGACCAATGACTTTACTTATAAGAGAGAATGCATGTTTTGTGGTTAAAGGAGAGAAATTGAGTAAAGCTGCTGTATAACAATTAAAACTAAGCCCATGTGAATACTGCACCGCACCAAATAAGACAAACACTTTTTGTGCTGGCTAATTGGCCATAATCAAAACTATACTGATCATATGTCTACAATATTTGCTTGTATAGCTGCAGTTTTGGCAATAGGCTTTGGTTGAATGGAAGCCATTTTAAACATTCTACAGCAGCCCAACTTATTGTAAATGGCAAGTATTTATCTAAATCCACAGAGTTGCTACTCATTAGCTTGCTTTTGAATACTTAAAGCATAACATGACTCTACACAAAATGACATTGTGAAAGCATTCAGTAAACAGAAGTATGTACAGCCACTTAACTGTAGTACATACATTTGCTGAACACAACAGTTACAACAATCTTATATTCAAAAATGGAAATGTGTGGTCAGAGATTCATGGTTGTACTTACAGTGTGtcactttcagtaaaaaaaaagaaaagaaacagcaAAGTCAACATCACGTGTTAACAGTGGATAAGTGAGTATTTAGCATGCTAGTTGTAGCAATGGCAGGATTACATTTTGCCTTCTGGGAAGCATTAGACTAAAGTTGTATATCAGTATTTACAACATTACCACGAAATATACGCGATGATTACATAGgcattttgtttagattttaccTATTGTAGCTATATTTTCCTGCAGTAATAATAAGTGAAGGCAATAGGCTGTCTGTGTGGCATAATGGCATGTGCATACATGATATGATTCTCATGTGAGAGTACAACAGTCTTTTCTGGGTTGCAGGTAGCACATGGtcttttaaagtatttttcacTGTTCTAAATTTGTACCAGTGGATAACACTTTGAGACAGTCTTTGTCATGTGAGATTAATAGTCCAACTAGCACAAGCagtgattattatcaatgtacaaaaatataaaaaaaatgggtaCACCCTCACTTGCGGTAGGTTAGGTTAATGTTGTGAATCCAGTGAGATTCTATAGTACATGGGTAATTGTTCACATCcagattgttttttatttgtttttgttttgttttttcaaatagGTAAAACTTCAGATGCAAGTGATGGCAAAGCATAAGACTCAGTAAATATCCGAGGAAAAGAAAATCATATCCATTACCATCTGAACTTTTACCGCATCCGGAGCATAGTACTTTGTCAAGATTTGAACCTTGGACAGAATAAAGATTTCATGCTTCATGGTTTTCCCCTGTCTTCTCTGACATTGTTTGCGCTTGTCCATGTGTCTGTGGAGAGCAGCAGACCATGGGGCTGGGGATGTAGTTGAAAGGAGTAACCCTGACAGCTTTACTTGGTGAGCTCTGTCTGAAATGGCCAACACCACCACTGGGGGTACTTTCCACTGATTGAAAGGTGGAGGTTGATGCTGTGCTGTAGGTTTTTAGAGATCCATCCGAATCCCCATCTTGGAGAGTATTCCCAAAGCCCATGCTTACTTTCCTGGGCAGGGCCATCTTTGTGGCCTCATCTGTAATGCTAAGAACTTTTTCAATTGTGGGAGAGGTGCTGGAATTAGTTTTGTTGGCTGAGTAGTCCTCAGTTTGAACAGTTGCATCACTTGTTTTCCGTGATGCTAGGGTAATAGTAGGCCATTTCCCTGGTAGTGGTGGTGGCATCTGTTTGATGCCCTCAGGTGAAGGCAAGAGAGGCAGTGCAGTGGGTGGAAGGGTGCTCTTTAATATCTGGGGAATGTCCTCATCACGAATCCTTCTCCAGGTCACTCTGTCAGAGTTAcgtgacccagctctctgttgcTTCTGATTTGTGTCCCTTTCACTTTTAGCTCGTCCGCTTGAGTCAGAGGATGAAGAACGAAGAGAGGAGCGACTGGTGCCACGACTCAAGACATTAATGCTTGGTGAGGAGGAATATCTTTTGACGGTATCCTCCCTCTTTTCTCTTGGCCTTGGACCGGGTGTATTTCTCTGGGAGGCTCTGCAGGGACTTTCTGAGCTTGTTCGTCTAGCTGGACGTTTTACAGTGACGTCCCTATCGATAGAGGTGGCTCTTGATGGGGCCATGCCTTGTCTGAGTATCCCGTGTTCCTGCACTTGTCTTTGCCCTTCAGTAACAGGCATTCTTTTTGGACCTTGAACTGCTTCCTTGAGCTCCTGACAACGAGAAGAACACAAGAAAACTGCTGGGGCCCCTGGAACTGCTTTTCGGGGTGAGGCTTGCTGTGATGTTGGGACAGAACGTGAAGCGGCATCACATCTTAAGACTTTTGAGGACTCTTTGATGAATGTCAGTTGTCTGAGAAAACCATTACTATCTGATTCACCACTACTTGAATGACTGGATGTCATGCGAACCAAATCCATTCGATTTGCTGGTAGGATTCTTTTCCCAGACATCTGCGTATTTTGTCTGCTGATGTTAGTGGGCTGGTTGGTTACTAAAGGTGAAATGTTTCTTGTTTGCCTTGATGGATTCTGCATGAATGGTATTCTGACAGGGGATTTCTGTGTTTTCCTGTCTACAGGAGAGTTTGAGTTCTGATTAATGTTTGAAGTTCTTCCTCTTTTGTCCGGTGGACTGCATGGTGCTGAGGCTACCTTCTCTGGACCTTGTTTAATGGTTTGGGTTGGGGAGGTTACTTTTTTCTGAGGATGCCTGGAAGGTGTTGAACTTTGAGATGATCCTGAAGATGAGCTCTTTGGTATCCTGGCAGGTGGTGTTGAGCTTCTTTTGGGCAATGACAACAGAGTGGAATCCATGGGGTGGCCCAGTCTGTGAAGGCTTCTTGACCTGTGCTGAGCTAGATTTGGATTTTTAGGGGCATCTGATTTCTGTATCACTTTTTTAGGTGGTGGTCTTTGAGAGAGAGTTGTCTCTTTCTTGGGCGTGTATATCACTGTTCTACCCCTGAAGACCACAGGAAAGTTTGGAACAGGTTTGCGAGGGGCAAAATCAAGTGGTTTATTAGCCTTTTTGTCATCTTTGTATACCTTCTTCTCTTTAGGAGTAAAGCTCGAATCAGACATAAATGACAGAACTGATTCAGACTCTGATGAAGGTTCCTGGGACTTTGAAGCTTGTAATTTGGTAATTATAGTATTAGCCCCTTCTTGTATTGCTCTCCATTCAACACTGTTGAGATCAGAGTCTTTGTCTGATGCCATTTCATCTGAATCTAGATCATTTTCAGGGCTCCACACTGTTGCTTTCTGAAGAGTAGCTTTGTGTTTGTGCTTATTCTCAGCCTTCTTTTTTCTGGCAGCCTGCTTTTTCTTGTGTTGAGGCATTGCAGATGTTATGCATTTTATCAAAAGATCATCTTCTGAATCCATGCTGACTGAGCTTGGCGAGCTGTTCTCTTCAAACTGGTTGTGTTCTTGCTTTGACTTTGGAGGGCATATGGGGTTGgatgttaaattatgtttattcCGTATCCACGTATGCTGAGGTTTTTCATGATGTTCCTCAAATTCTGCATCACTCAAAGAGCTAAGGGAGGAACTCAAAGAGTAACATGGAGGTGCTTCCTCTAAAATTTGATTTTGCTTGATTCTGTGAAAACCCTTTTGGTGGTACTTGTAACTGTTGACTTGATCTTGTATATTAGCATTACGGATCACATTAGTCTTGCTTGATTCATAATGTTGTTTCTGTCGCGTCCTATTCATCAGTCCATCCTGTATGTCCATTTTATGGCAGATGGCCACTTCTGTAGTTGTTGGGTGATGCCTAGACTGAAAGCCTAAAGTGTTTTCCTGTGCATAACTCATGGAGCAGGTTTTGTGATTTTGGTACACCTCTGGGTTTTGTTTGCTTATAGGAATATCTAACTGTGGCATGCTTTTTGACAGATTCTGTCCTTGATTTTGGATTTGTCGAACTGGAGACTGGCTTTGTTGAATCCTTTGCTGGGTCATTTTTGCTGTCATCTCTTTACTCTGTATAAGTAATCTCTGAGTGGGTACCATATTTctcattgttttgtttaattggTTTGAGACTATGTGGGACTGACATGTTTTAGTTGGTTTGTGGAAGCGGGAGAACATGCGTAGGTCTTCAATTCTTTTTGCCTCTATATCAACCAGCTCTTGTGTCTCTTTGTTCCTTTGCCAATCTTTTATTCCTTTAGTTCTGAGTGGATACTGTAGAGTTTCATCGCTCAAGGAAGTGGTGCTTGAGAAATTGATGGGCGTACCTTCAGCAGAGTCAGTGTAAGAGGAATCATCATGATAGATTTCTTTTGAAGACATTCCAAGCTTTTGTCCAGTACACATTTGGTTGTTTTTATTCTGGAGCAGCATATACACTGGTAATTGCACAGATTTTCGAGTCTGCATGTTGAGAACTTGGTTTGAGAGGTTAGGCATCATAGTTGGCCTTACCTTCTTAAACCTGGAAGGCATGGCAGAATTAATGCACTCTTTCAAAATTTCTATGTCATCATCTGAGTTGCCTTCACTATATTGGTCTTGGTCATCCATGTCCTCTTCTTTTTCAGAATCCTCTGGATCATTGTCTTGCTGGTTAAGCAAAGGAGTAAGTTTGAGCTCCACATCTTTCTGGACATAGTGTTCATGGAGAGGGAGGGCACTCAGACTAGAGGCACATGAGAAATTCTCAATTGGTTTTTCCACAGTGAA
The genomic region above belongs to Carassius gibelio isolate Cgi1373 ecotype wild population from Czech Republic chromosome A11, carGib1.2-hapl.c, whole genome shotgun sequence and contains:
- the ca11h19orf25 gene encoding UPF0449 protein C19orf25 homolog, whose translation is MNFGSKSKKRMVLPTRPDPPTVEQITEDVNRADPHDPVFTVLPDSAEDLKASSSTSEVEVRYLQSRRYIELHERLQEERSNLARRRDELRAAGESLGHSVMEVKRSAQ